The following proteins are co-located in the Phocoena phocoena chromosome 1, mPhoPho1.1, whole genome shotgun sequence genome:
- the YTHDF2 gene encoding YTH domain-containing family protein 2 isoform X3: MSASSLLEQRPKGQGNKVQNGSVHQKDGLNDDDFEPYLSPQNNAYTAMSDSYLPSYYSPSIGFSYSLGEAAWSTGGDTAMPYLTSYGQLSNGEPHFLPDAMFGQPGALGSTPFLGQHGFNFFPSGIDFSAWGNNSSQGQSTQSSGYSSNYAYAPSSLGGAMIDGQSAFASETLNKAPGMNTIDQGMAALKLGSTEVASNVPKVVGSAVGSGSITSNIVASNSLPPATIAPPKPASWADIASKPAKQQPKLKTKNGIAGSSLPPPPIKHNMDIGTWDNKGPVAKTPSQALVQNIGQQPTQGSPQPVGQQANSSPPAAQASVGQQTQPLPPPPPQPAQLSVQQQAAQPTRWVAPRNRGSGFGHNGVDGNGVGQSQPGSGSTPSEPHPVLEKLRSINNYNPKDFDWNLKHGRVFIIKSYSEDDIHRSIKYNIWCSTEHGNKRLDAAYRSMNGKGPVYLLFSVNGSGHFCGVAEMKSAVDYNTCAGVWSQDKWKGRFDVRWIFVKDVPNSQLRHIRLENNENKPVTNSRDTQEVPLEKAKQVLKIIASYKHTTSIFDDFSHYEKRQEEEESVKKERQGRGK; encoded by the exons ATGTCGGCCAGCAGCCTCTTGGAGCAG AGACCAAAAGGTCAAGGAAACAAAG tacAAAATGGATCTGTACATCAAAAGGATGGATTAAATGATGATGATTTTGAACCTTACTTGAGTCCACAG AATAATGCATATACTGCCATGTCAGATTCCTACTTACCCAGTTACTACAGTCCCTCCATTGGCTTCTCCTATTCTTTGGGTGAAGCTGCTTGGTCTACTGGGGGTGACACAGCCATGCCCTATCTAACTTCTTATGGACAGCTGAGCAACGGAGAGCCTCACTTCCTACCAGATGCAATGTTCGGACAACCAGGAGCCCTGGGTAGCACTCCATTTCTTGGTCAgcatggttttaatttctttcccaGTGGGATTGACTTCTCAGCTTGGGGAAATAACAGTTCTCAGGGACAGTCTACTCAGAGCTCTGGATATAGTAGCAATTATGCTTATGCACCTAGCTCCTTAGGTGGAGCCATGATTGATGGACAGTCAGCTTTTGCCAGTGAGACCCTCAATAAGGCTCCTGGCATGAATACTATAGACCAGGGGATGGCAGCCCTGAAGTTGGGTAGCACAGAAGTTGCAAGCAATGTTCCAAAAGTTGTAGGCTCTGCTGTTGGTAGCGGGTCCATTACTAGTAACATCGTGGCTTCCAATAGTTTGCCTCCAGCTACCATTGCTCCTCCAAAACCAGCATCTTGGGCTGATATTGCTAGCAAGCCTGCAAAACAGCAACCCAAGTTGAAGACCAAGAATGGCATTGCAGGGTCAAGTCTTCCACCACCTCCAATAAAACATAACATGGATATTGGAACTTGGGATAACAAGGGTCCTGTGGCAAAAACCCCCTCACAGGCTTTGGTTCAGAACATAGGCCAGCAGCCAACCCAGGGGTCTCCCCAGCCTGTAGGTCAGCAGGCTAACAGTAGCCCACCAGCGGCTCAGGCATCAGTAGGGCAACAGACACAGCCAttgcccccaccaccaccacagcctGCCCAGCTCTCAGTGCAGCAACAGGCAGCTCAGCCAACCCGCTGGGTAGCACCTCGGAACCGTGGCAGTGGGTTCGGTCATAATGGGGTGGATGGTAATGGAGTAGGACAGTCTCAGCCTGGATCTGGATCTACTCCTTCAGAACCTCACCCAGTGTTGGAGAAGCTGCGGTCCATTAATAACTATAACCCCAAGGATTTTGACTGGAATCTGAAACATGGCCGGGTTTTCATCATTAAGAGCTACTCTGAGGACGATATCCACCGTTCCATTAAGTATAATATCTGGTGCAGCACAGAGCATGGTAACAAGAGACTGGATGCTGCTTATCGCTCCATGAACGGGAAGGGCCCCGTTTACTTACTTTTCAGTGTCAACGGCAGTGGACACTTCTGTGGCGTTGCAGAAATGAAATCTGCTGTGGACTACAACACATGTGCAGGTGTGTGGTCCCAGGACAAATGGAAGGGTCGTTTTGATGTCAGGTGGATTTTTGTGAAGGACGTTCCCAATAGCCAGTTGCGACACATTCGCCTAGAGAACAACGAGAATAAACCAGTGACCAACTCCAGGGACACTCAGGAAGTGCCTCTGGAAAAGGCTAAGCAGGTGTTGAAAATCATAGCCAGCTACAAGCACACCACTTCCATTTTTGATGACTTCTCACACTATGAGAAAcgccaagaggaagaagaaagtgtTAAAAAG gaACGTCAAGGTCGTGGGAAATAA
- the YTHDF2 gene encoding YTH domain-containing family protein 2 isoform X2 encodes MSASSLLEQRPKGQGNKVQNGSVHQKDGLNDDDFEPYLSPQARPNNAYTAMSDSYLPSYYSPSIGFSYSLGEAAWSTGGDTAMPYLTSYGQLSNGEPHFLPDAMFGQPGALGSTPFLGQHGFNFFPSGIDFSAWGNNSSQGQSTQSSGYSSNYAYAPSSLGGAMIDGQSAFASETLNKAPGMNTIDQGMAALKLGSTEVASNVPKVVGSAVGSGSITSNIVASNSLPPATIAPPKPASWADIASKPAKQQPKLKTKNGIAGSSLPPPPIKHNMDIGTWDNKGPVAKTPSQALVQNIGQQPTQGSPQPVGQQANSSPPAAQASVGQQTQPLPPPPPQPAQLSVQQQAAQPTRWVAPRNRGSGFGHNGVDGNGVGQSQPGSGSTPSEPHPVLEKLRSINNYNPKDFDWNLKHGRVFIIKSYSEDDIHRSIKYNIWCSTEHGNKRLDAAYRSMNGKGPVYLLFSVNGSGHFCGVAEMKSAVDYNTCAGVWSQDKWKGRFDVRWIFVKDVPNSQLRHIRLENNENKPVTNSRDTQEVPLEKAKQVLKIIASYKHTTSIFDDFSHYEKRQEEEESVKKERQGRGK; translated from the exons ATGTCGGCCAGCAGCCTCTTGGAGCAG AGACCAAAAGGTCAAGGAAACAAAG tacAAAATGGATCTGTACATCAAAAGGATGGATTAAATGATGATGATTTTGAACCTTACTTGAGTCCACAGGCAAGGCCC AATAATGCATATACTGCCATGTCAGATTCCTACTTACCCAGTTACTACAGTCCCTCCATTGGCTTCTCCTATTCTTTGGGTGAAGCTGCTTGGTCTACTGGGGGTGACACAGCCATGCCCTATCTAACTTCTTATGGACAGCTGAGCAACGGAGAGCCTCACTTCCTACCAGATGCAATGTTCGGACAACCAGGAGCCCTGGGTAGCACTCCATTTCTTGGTCAgcatggttttaatttctttcccaGTGGGATTGACTTCTCAGCTTGGGGAAATAACAGTTCTCAGGGACAGTCTACTCAGAGCTCTGGATATAGTAGCAATTATGCTTATGCACCTAGCTCCTTAGGTGGAGCCATGATTGATGGACAGTCAGCTTTTGCCAGTGAGACCCTCAATAAGGCTCCTGGCATGAATACTATAGACCAGGGGATGGCAGCCCTGAAGTTGGGTAGCACAGAAGTTGCAAGCAATGTTCCAAAAGTTGTAGGCTCTGCTGTTGGTAGCGGGTCCATTACTAGTAACATCGTGGCTTCCAATAGTTTGCCTCCAGCTACCATTGCTCCTCCAAAACCAGCATCTTGGGCTGATATTGCTAGCAAGCCTGCAAAACAGCAACCCAAGTTGAAGACCAAGAATGGCATTGCAGGGTCAAGTCTTCCACCACCTCCAATAAAACATAACATGGATATTGGAACTTGGGATAACAAGGGTCCTGTGGCAAAAACCCCCTCACAGGCTTTGGTTCAGAACATAGGCCAGCAGCCAACCCAGGGGTCTCCCCAGCCTGTAGGTCAGCAGGCTAACAGTAGCCCACCAGCGGCTCAGGCATCAGTAGGGCAACAGACACAGCCAttgcccccaccaccaccacagcctGCCCAGCTCTCAGTGCAGCAACAGGCAGCTCAGCCAACCCGCTGGGTAGCACCTCGGAACCGTGGCAGTGGGTTCGGTCATAATGGGGTGGATGGTAATGGAGTAGGACAGTCTCAGCCTGGATCTGGATCTACTCCTTCAGAACCTCACCCAGTGTTGGAGAAGCTGCGGTCCATTAATAACTATAACCCCAAGGATTTTGACTGGAATCTGAAACATGGCCGGGTTTTCATCATTAAGAGCTACTCTGAGGACGATATCCACCGTTCCATTAAGTATAATATCTGGTGCAGCACAGAGCATGGTAACAAGAGACTGGATGCTGCTTATCGCTCCATGAACGGGAAGGGCCCCGTTTACTTACTTTTCAGTGTCAACGGCAGTGGACACTTCTGTGGCGTTGCAGAAATGAAATCTGCTGTGGACTACAACACATGTGCAGGTGTGTGGTCCCAGGACAAATGGAAGGGTCGTTTTGATGTCAGGTGGATTTTTGTGAAGGACGTTCCCAATAGCCAGTTGCGACACATTCGCCTAGAGAACAACGAGAATAAACCAGTGACCAACTCCAGGGACACTCAGGAAGTGCCTCTGGAAAAGGCTAAGCAGGTGTTGAAAATCATAGCCAGCTACAAGCACACCACTTCCATTTTTGATGACTTCTCACACTATGAGAAAcgccaagaggaagaagaaagtgtTAAAAAG gaACGTCAAGGTCGTGGGAAATAA
- the YTHDF2 gene encoding YTH domain-containing family protein 2 isoform X1, with product MSASSLLEQRPKGQGNKVSLQNGSVHQKDGLNDDDFEPYLSPQARPNNAYTAMSDSYLPSYYSPSIGFSYSLGEAAWSTGGDTAMPYLTSYGQLSNGEPHFLPDAMFGQPGALGSTPFLGQHGFNFFPSGIDFSAWGNNSSQGQSTQSSGYSSNYAYAPSSLGGAMIDGQSAFASETLNKAPGMNTIDQGMAALKLGSTEVASNVPKVVGSAVGSGSITSNIVASNSLPPATIAPPKPASWADIASKPAKQQPKLKTKNGIAGSSLPPPPIKHNMDIGTWDNKGPVAKTPSQALVQNIGQQPTQGSPQPVGQQANSSPPAAQASVGQQTQPLPPPPPQPAQLSVQQQAAQPTRWVAPRNRGSGFGHNGVDGNGVGQSQPGSGSTPSEPHPVLEKLRSINNYNPKDFDWNLKHGRVFIIKSYSEDDIHRSIKYNIWCSTEHGNKRLDAAYRSMNGKGPVYLLFSVNGSGHFCGVAEMKSAVDYNTCAGVWSQDKWKGRFDVRWIFVKDVPNSQLRHIRLENNENKPVTNSRDTQEVPLEKAKQVLKIIASYKHTTSIFDDFSHYEKRQEEEESVKKERQGRGK from the exons ATGTCGGCCAGCAGCCTCTTGGAGCAG AGACCAAAAGGTCAAGGAAACAAAG TTTCCT tacAAAATGGATCTGTACATCAAAAGGATGGATTAAATGATGATGATTTTGAACCTTACTTGAGTCCACAGGCAAGGCCC AATAATGCATATACTGCCATGTCAGATTCCTACTTACCCAGTTACTACAGTCCCTCCATTGGCTTCTCCTATTCTTTGGGTGAAGCTGCTTGGTCTACTGGGGGTGACACAGCCATGCCCTATCTAACTTCTTATGGACAGCTGAGCAACGGAGAGCCTCACTTCCTACCAGATGCAATGTTCGGACAACCAGGAGCCCTGGGTAGCACTCCATTTCTTGGTCAgcatggttttaatttctttcccaGTGGGATTGACTTCTCAGCTTGGGGAAATAACAGTTCTCAGGGACAGTCTACTCAGAGCTCTGGATATAGTAGCAATTATGCTTATGCACCTAGCTCCTTAGGTGGAGCCATGATTGATGGACAGTCAGCTTTTGCCAGTGAGACCCTCAATAAGGCTCCTGGCATGAATACTATAGACCAGGGGATGGCAGCCCTGAAGTTGGGTAGCACAGAAGTTGCAAGCAATGTTCCAAAAGTTGTAGGCTCTGCTGTTGGTAGCGGGTCCATTACTAGTAACATCGTGGCTTCCAATAGTTTGCCTCCAGCTACCATTGCTCCTCCAAAACCAGCATCTTGGGCTGATATTGCTAGCAAGCCTGCAAAACAGCAACCCAAGTTGAAGACCAAGAATGGCATTGCAGGGTCAAGTCTTCCACCACCTCCAATAAAACATAACATGGATATTGGAACTTGGGATAACAAGGGTCCTGTGGCAAAAACCCCCTCACAGGCTTTGGTTCAGAACATAGGCCAGCAGCCAACCCAGGGGTCTCCCCAGCCTGTAGGTCAGCAGGCTAACAGTAGCCCACCAGCGGCTCAGGCATCAGTAGGGCAACAGACACAGCCAttgcccccaccaccaccacagcctGCCCAGCTCTCAGTGCAGCAACAGGCAGCTCAGCCAACCCGCTGGGTAGCACCTCGGAACCGTGGCAGTGGGTTCGGTCATAATGGGGTGGATGGTAATGGAGTAGGACAGTCTCAGCCTGGATCTGGATCTACTCCTTCAGAACCTCACCCAGTGTTGGAGAAGCTGCGGTCCATTAATAACTATAACCCCAAGGATTTTGACTGGAATCTGAAACATGGCCGGGTTTTCATCATTAAGAGCTACTCTGAGGACGATATCCACCGTTCCATTAAGTATAATATCTGGTGCAGCACAGAGCATGGTAACAAGAGACTGGATGCTGCTTATCGCTCCATGAACGGGAAGGGCCCCGTTTACTTACTTTTCAGTGTCAACGGCAGTGGACACTTCTGTGGCGTTGCAGAAATGAAATCTGCTGTGGACTACAACACATGTGCAGGTGTGTGGTCCCAGGACAAATGGAAGGGTCGTTTTGATGTCAGGTGGATTTTTGTGAAGGACGTTCCCAATAGCCAGTTGCGACACATTCGCCTAGAGAACAACGAGAATAAACCAGTGACCAACTCCAGGGACACTCAGGAAGTGCCTCTGGAAAAGGCTAAGCAGGTGTTGAAAATCATAGCCAGCTACAAGCACACCACTTCCATTTTTGATGACTTCTCACACTATGAGAAAcgccaagaggaagaagaaagtgtTAAAAAG gaACGTCAAGGTCGTGGGAAATAA